In Excalfactoria chinensis isolate bCotChi1 chromosome 3, bCotChi1.hap2, whole genome shotgun sequence, one DNA window encodes the following:
- the GGPS1 gene encoding geranylgeranyl pyrophosphate synthase yields MDGMDETSKRILEPYQYLLQLPGKQVRTKLSQAFNHWLNVPEDKIQVIIEVTEMLHNASLLVDDIEDNSKLRRGFPVAHSIYGIPSVINCANYVYFLGLEKVLTLDHPDAVKVFTRQLLELHKGQGLDIYWRDTYTCPTEAEYRAMVLQKTGGLFGLAVGLMQLFSNYKKDLKPLLNTLGLFFQIRDDYANLHSKEYSENKSFCEDLTEGKFSFPTIHAIWSKPESTQVQNILRQRTENIDIKKYCVHYLENVGSFEYTRNTLKELESEAYKQIESLGGNPELVALVEQLSKMFKENDN; encoded by the exons atggatgggatggatgaaACATCTAAAAGAATTCTAGAGCCATACCAGTATTTACTTCAACTACCAG GTAAGCAAGTAAGAACCAAGCTGTCACAAGCTTTCAATCACTGGCTTAACGTTCCAGAAGATAAAATACAG GTTATCATTGAAGTGACAGAGATGTTACACAATGCAAGCCTACTTGTGGATGATATTGAAGATAACTCAAAGCTACGACGGGGCTTTCCAGTGGCACACAGCATCTATGGAATTCCATCTGTAATCAACTGTGCTAATTATGTGTATTTCCTTGGCTTAGAGAAGGTTTTAACCCTTGATCACCCAGATGCTGTTAAAGTTTTTACTCGTCAGCTACTGGAACTCCATAAAGGTCAAGGCTTGGACATCTACTGGAGAGATACCTATACCTGCCCTACAGAAGCTGAATACAGAGCTATGGTGCTACAAAAGACAGGCGGTCTCTTTGGATTAGCTGTAGGCCTCATGCAGCTCTTCTCAAATTATAAGAAAGACTTAAAACCACTTCTTAACACACTTGGCCTCTTCTTCCAAATAAGAGATGACTATGCCAACTTGCACTCCAAAGAATATAGTGAAAACAAGAGTTTTTGTGAAGACTTGACTGAGGGCAAGTTCTCATTCCCAACCATTCATGCAATTTGGTCAAAACCTGAAAGTACACAGGTACAAAACATTTTACGTCAAAGGACAGAAAACATAGATATAAAGAAATACTGTGTGCATTACCTCGAAAACGTGGGTTCATTCGAGTACACTCGGAATACACTGAAAGAGCTTGAATCTGAAGCCTATAAACAAATTGAATCACTTGGGGGAAACCCTGAGCTTGTAGCACTAGTGGAACAGCTGAGCAAAATGttcaaagaaaatgacaatTAA